One part of the Marinifilum sp. JC120 genome encodes these proteins:
- a CDS encoding anti-sigma regulatory factor produces MSRLVLEQEEIELAHISDNVLALSAARHMAERIGFNEVEQSLIATAVSELSTNAVRYGRGGVLILRHISNCKREGIEVEATDSGPGIADIDQALTDSYSTAQSLGLGLPGVKRIMDEFVIESSEECGTQCLARKWR; encoded by the coding sequence ATGAGTAGGCTTGTTCTTGAGCAGGAAGAGATAGAACTTGCCCATATATCGGACAATGTCCTTGCTCTCAGTGCGGCCCGTCATATGGCCGAGAGGATAGGCTTTAACGAGGTAGAGCAGAGCCTTATAGCCACCGCAGTTTCTGAATTATCGACAAATGCGGTTCGTTACGGCAGGGGCGGAGTTCTGATTCTCAGGCATATCAGTAATTGCAAGAGAGAAGGAATTGAGGTGGAGGCTACTGATTCCGGTCCCGGTATTGCGGATATCGATCAGGCTTTGACCGACAGCTACAGTACTGCACAAAGCCTTGGACTGGGGTTGCCGGGGGTGAAGCGGATTATGGATGAGTTTGTGATTGAATCTTCTGAAGAATGCGGAACACAATGTTTGGCCCGGAAGTGGAGGTAG
- a CDS encoding sodium/pantothenate symporter: MSNTMMTVIPVIIYLAMSFGVAFWARKKAESTQSSKGFLEDYFIGGRSMGGMVLAMTIIASYTSASSFVGGPGVAYKLGLSWVLLAMIQVPTTFLTLGILGKRFAIMARRTDSVTITDFLRARYKSDAVVILCSVALIVFFMAAMLAQFIGGARLFQTVTGYPYIIGLVLFGVSVVLYTAIGGFRAVVLTDAIQGIVMVVAVVVILLAVINAGGGMENCVQSLKAIDPGLITPTGPKDAVPQPFVLSFWVLVGIGILGLPQTTQRCMGYRDSKAMHDAMIIGTLLIGFMILCAHLAGTFGRAILPDLPAGDLAMPSLIVELLSPVWAGVFIAGPLAAIMSTVDSMLLLVSAAIIKDLYIHYRLDGDASRMTLVSIKKMSLICTVVVGLIVFIAAIQPPDLLVWINLFAFGGLEAAFLCPIVIGLYWDKANATGAISSIVIGVGTFIVLTIMKPAMGGVHAIVPTTLASLSAFVIGSYAGLSKAKRGQTPA, from the coding sequence ATGAGTAACACCATGATGACCGTCATCCCGGTAATTATCTATCTGGCAATGTCTTTCGGCGTGGCTTTCTGGGCGCGTAAAAAAGCAGAATCAACCCAATCCTCCAAAGGTTTCCTTGAAGATTATTTCATCGGCGGACGCTCCATGGGCGGCATGGTACTGGCTATGACCATCATCGCCAGCTACACCAGTGCCAGCAGTTTTGTGGGCGGTCCCGGCGTTGCTTACAAGCTGGGCCTCAGCTGGGTACTGTTAGCCATGATTCAGGTCCCGACAACTTTCCTGACCCTTGGAATTCTCGGTAAACGGTTCGCCATCATGGCCCGCCGCACCGATTCGGTTACCATCACCGACTTCCTGCGCGCCCGCTACAAAAGCGACGCCGTGGTTATTCTCTGCTCCGTGGCCCTGATTGTATTTTTCATGGCTGCCATGCTGGCCCAATTCATCGGCGGGGCAAGGCTTTTCCAGACCGTGACCGGATACCCGTACATTATAGGCCTTGTGCTATTCGGAGTCAGTGTGGTCCTTTATACCGCCATCGGCGGCTTCCGGGCCGTGGTTCTCACTGATGCCATTCAAGGCATTGTCATGGTTGTGGCAGTTGTGGTTATCCTGCTTGCGGTCATCAATGCCGGAGGAGGCATGGAAAACTGTGTCCAGTCCCTCAAAGCCATTGATCCCGGCCTGATCACCCCCACCGGACCAAAAGACGCAGTACCGCAACCCTTTGTTCTTTCATTCTGGGTACTGGTGGGTATCGGTATCCTCGGACTGCCCCAGACCACCCAGCGTTGTATGGGCTATCGTGATTCAAAAGCCATGCATGATGCCATGATCATCGGCACCCTGCTCATCGGCTTCATGATCCTCTGCGCCCACCTTGCCGGAACCTTCGGACGAGCAATCCTCCCCGATCTTCCGGCCGGAGACCTTGCAATGCCCTCGCTTATCGTGGAGCTGCTTTCCCCGGTCTGGGCCGGAGTTTTCATTGCCGGACCGTTGGCCGCCATCATGTCCACAGTGGATTCCATGCTTCTGCTGGTTTCTGCCGCTATTATCAAAGATCTCTACATTCATTACCGCTTAGATGGGGATGCCTCGCGCATGACTCTGGTCAGCATCAAAAAAATGAGCCTGATCTGTACTGTGGTCGTAGGATTGATAGTCTTTATTGCTGCCATCCAACCGCCGGATCTACTGGTCTGGATCAACCTTTTCGCTTTCGGCGGACTTGAAGCTGCATTCCTCTGCCCAATCGTTATCGGGCTGTACTGGGATAAGGCCAACGCAACCGGAGCCATATCCTCCATTGTTATCGGTGTGGGAACCTTCATCGTGCTGACCATCATGAAACCTGCCATGGGCGGAGTACATGCAATCGTGCCCACGACTCTGGCCTCGCTGAGCGCATTTGTTATCGGTTCATATGCCGGACTGTCCAAAGCAAAGAGAGGTCAAACTCCCGCGTAG
- a CDS encoding adenylate/guanylate cyclase domain-containing protein, protein MKKTVPLYINILTIFTTLICAIVLCVVVYGYVQNSRIALFSAEQLIKQTGAAIGTKTQNIFDTAFTTVNTYVGFNEIEEKPSLHSHPMSNAFFRYLQEHQDFTSIFIGFADGDFFLVSSLRNREEMKKEKNIPEKAQWYTQTIGHLPSGRRYELTKYLDEGFVTIGSKSDSNPGYDPRLRTWYRSAKETDQTVLSDIYLFTLSGEPGLTVSRHFDGAVPGVFGVDISLANLSGFMEKQLVGNNCEIMIFEPSGDLYGYHNMNRLGQSIYANPNNRGNPKVAGLKNQVLNSLISNHKKNIGANLRIHQLVVEGKKYISLVDPLPKEYGKELFVAITVPESFFTGPIANIGKNTLLVSLGILLLFMPIIHLVAKRLSKPLIELTNSVKNIQQFKLDIPVEINSNIVEVRDLSKATETMRGTLNAFGKYIPRPLVQSMIVNRIVPELGGERKQLTFLFTDIKDFTTISETMTPEQLTGTITSYLKSMSRVILENGGTIDKYIGDAIMAFWNAPVNDKQHARNGCLTALYCRKTLNEFNSHCRDCNEPEMLTRLGIHTGDAVVGNIGSSDRMDYTAIGAAVNLASRLEGLNKYLGTEILVSEATKELAGDEFLFRFAGRVIPKGTTQSSGVYELMGTRSDSNGEYAQFAVGPQDESKAQQWEEALSTLLACNYAEAAKLFDAYIKTNGPDQLADYYIDLTRKFSVHPSEKGWQGEISFNAK, encoded by the coding sequence ATGAAAAAAACGGTTCCTCTCTATATCAATATATTAACCATCTTCACGACCCTGATCTGTGCAATAGTCCTTTGTGTGGTCGTCTATGGATATGTGCAGAATTCCCGAATCGCGCTTTTTTCAGCCGAGCAACTGATTAAACAGACCGGGGCAGCAATTGGAACAAAAACCCAAAACATATTCGATACTGCCTTCACAACCGTGAACACCTATGTCGGATTTAATGAAATAGAGGAAAAGCCGTCCCTGCACTCACATCCCATGAGCAATGCATTTTTCAGGTACTTGCAGGAACACCAAGATTTCACATCCATATTCATAGGCTTTGCTGATGGAGACTTCTTCCTTGTTTCCTCTCTGCGGAACAGGGAAGAAATGAAAAAAGAAAAAAATATCCCGGAAAAAGCCCAGTGGTATACCCAAACCATCGGACATCTCCCCAGCGGCAGGAGATATGAACTGACCAAATATCTGGATGAAGGATTTGTAACGATCGGCTCTAAATCAGACAGCAACCCTGGCTACGACCCAAGACTTCGCACATGGTACCGCAGTGCAAAAGAGACTGACCAAACAGTACTGAGCGATATATACTTATTCACCCTTTCAGGTGAACCGGGCCTGACAGTCTCGCGCCATTTTGACGGCGCAGTGCCCGGAGTTTTCGGAGTAGACATCTCCCTGGCGAACTTGTCCGGATTCATGGAAAAACAATTGGTCGGTAATAATTGCGAAATTATGATCTTTGAACCATCGGGAGATCTTTACGGATACCACAATATGAATAGACTGGGTCAAAGCATATACGCCAACCCGAACAATAGAGGGAATCCAAAAGTTGCCGGACTAAAAAACCAAGTGCTCAATTCGCTGATATCTAACCATAAAAAAAACATCGGCGCGAACTTACGCATCCACCAATTGGTTGTCGAGGGCAAGAAATACATCTCATTGGTAGACCCGCTCCCCAAGGAATACGGCAAAGAGCTTTTCGTAGCTATCACCGTACCCGAATCCTTCTTCACCGGACCCATTGCAAATATCGGTAAAAATACCCTGCTAGTATCACTGGGAATTCTGTTACTATTTATGCCCATCATCCATCTGGTTGCCAAAAGACTGAGCAAACCGCTGATTGAGTTGACCAATAGCGTTAAAAATATCCAACAATTCAAACTTGATATTCCGGTTGAAATTAATTCCAACATTGTTGAGGTCCGCGACCTTTCCAAGGCAACAGAGACCATGCGCGGAACGCTTAATGCCTTTGGAAAATACATTCCCCGTCCACTGGTACAATCCATGATTGTAAATAGAATTGTTCCTGAACTGGGAGGCGAAAGAAAACAGCTGACCTTTCTTTTCACCGACATTAAAGATTTCACCACCATATCCGAGACCATGACGCCGGAACAACTTACCGGAACAATAACCAGTTACCTGAAAAGCATGAGCCGAGTTATCCTCGAGAACGGCGGCACCATCGACAAATACATCGGGGACGCTATCATGGCTTTCTGGAATGCCCCGGTGAACGACAAGCAGCATGCCCGCAATGGCTGTCTAACTGCTCTCTACTGTCGTAAGACCCTCAATGAATTCAATTCCCACTGCCGGGACTGCAACGAACCCGAAATGCTGACCCGACTGGGAATCCATACCGGGGATGCGGTTGTGGGCAACATCGGGTCATCGGACCGCATGGATTACACAGCCATAGGTGCTGCGGTGAACCTTGCTTCCCGGCTTGAAGGACTGAATAAATACCTCGGAACAGAAATCCTGGTCAGCGAAGCCACAAAAGAACTGGCAGGAGATGAATTCCTGTTCCGCTTTGCCGGACGCGTAATCCCCAAAGGCACCACCCAAAGTTCCGGTGTGTACGAACTGATGGGGACACGTTCTGATAGCAATGGAGAATACGCTCAATTTGCAGTCGGACCGCAGGATGAATCCAAAGCGCAACAATGGGAAGAAGCACTAAGCACACTACTGGCATGCAATTACGCAGAAGCAGCAAAACTATTTGATGCCTACATCAAAACAAACGGACCGGACCAACTGGCGGATTATTACATAGATTTAACCCGCAAGTTCTCAGTTCATCCTTCAGAAAAAGGCTGGCAAGGGGAGATTTCATTCAATGCCAAATAA
- a CDS encoding STAS domain-containing protein yields MRDFHEIQIVDGCLIAPVPAELEEAVLEGFRHKVLEQVSSRSVKRVIIDVSSREILDSSGYTAVTDCARMIGLLGAEVVFVGFQPGVVSALIDLEVDMDGLTCACSMEDGLSLFRAMDVPDEPEDDDDGQQDMDSEEPVESTETGEDEDSI; encoded by the coding sequence ATGCGAGATTTTCATGAAATACAGATCGTTGACGGCTGTCTCATTGCTCCCGTGCCAGCGGAGTTGGAGGAGGCAGTTCTGGAAGGATTCAGGCATAAAGTTCTGGAGCAGGTTAGCTCACGGTCTGTAAAAAGAGTTATTATTGATGTCTCCAGCAGGGAGATATTGGATAGTAGCGGATATACAGCCGTTACCGATTGTGCCCGGATGATCGGGTTGCTCGGAGCTGAGGTTGTTTTTGTTGGTTTTCAACCGGGGGTAGTGTCGGCTTTGATTGATCTTGAAGTGGACATGGACGGACTGACTTGTGCCTGTAGTATGGAAGATGGGCTTAGCCTGTTTCGGGCCATGGATGTTCCTGACGAGCCGGAAGATGATGACGATGGTCAACAAGATATGGATTCTGAAGAACCGGTTGAGTCGACTGAAACCGGAGAAGACGAGGATTCTATATGA
- a CDS encoding stage II sporulation protein E codes for MRNTMFGPEVEVGLNLVDCHLIKKCLLIHEDECGDAGYIRQETRSCFFALIDGLGHGRAASMASSAAIHYLESNDDLDLTELMQGMHGALIGTRGAVAALCRLNLDTGRMDYTGVGNICTRVFGGIDNFRFVPSDGVVGYHLPTLLVKYVSLSPGDVVMLYSDGIKESFEEFECPGLLVGSAEDIAGRVFSHFYKGDDDGSCLVVRYG; via the coding sequence ATGCGGAACACAATGTTTGGCCCGGAAGTGGAGGTAGGCTTGAATTTGGTTGACTGCCATTTGATAAAAAAATGTTTGCTTATCCATGAGGATGAGTGCGGTGATGCCGGATATATTCGACAGGAAACTAGGAGTTGTTTTTTTGCCTTGATTGATGGGTTGGGGCATGGGCGTGCGGCAAGTATGGCTTCCAGCGCGGCAATCCATTATCTTGAGAGCAATGATGACCTTGATTTGACTGAACTAATGCAAGGGATGCATGGGGCCTTGATCGGTACACGGGGAGCCGTTGCCGCCCTGTGCCGCTTGAATCTTGATACCGGGCGGATGGACTATACCGGTGTAGGCAATATTTGTACTAGGGTTTTCGGGGGCATTGATAATTTTCGTTTTGTACCGTCAGACGGAGTGGTCGGTTACCACCTGCCAACTCTGCTGGTGAAATATGTTTCACTCAGTCCGGGGGATGTGGTCATGCTTTATTCGGACGGGATAAAGGAAAGTTTTGAGGAATTTGAGTGTCCGGGACTGCTTGTCGGTTCTGCCGAAGATATTGCAGGGAGAGTTTTCAGCCATTTCTACAAGGGCGATGACGATGGTTCATGTCTTGTTGTGAGGTATGGATGA
- a CDS encoding thiazole synthase, with protein MNNDIFKLGGLEFNSRLLTGTGKYADDSVIPDVCEASGSQIITVALRRVDLESDTGNVMDFIPKHMQLLPNTSGARTAEEAVRIARLAKAMGCGDWIKIEVISDNKYLLPDGYETAKATEILAKEGFVVLPYVNADLYIARSLVDAGAAAVMPLGAPIGTNRGLKTREMVRILIDEIDLPIIVDAGIGRPSEACEAMEMGADACLVNTAIATASDPIMMAKAFGRAVKAGREAYLSGPGAKHSHAKASSPLTGFLHEG; from the coding sequence ATGAATAATGATATTTTCAAACTTGGCGGCCTTGAATTCAACAGCCGCCTGCTCACCGGAACAGGCAAGTACGCCGATGACTCAGTAATCCCGGATGTCTGTGAAGCTTCCGGCTCCCAGATCATCACCGTGGCCCTGCGCCGGGTTGATCTGGAATCCGACACCGGAAACGTCATGGATTTCATTCCCAAACACATGCAGCTGCTGCCCAACACTTCCGGGGCGCGCACAGCTGAAGAAGCGGTCCGCATCGCCCGCCTTGCCAAGGCCATGGGTTGCGGCGACTGGATCAAGATCGAAGTCATTTCCGACAACAAGTACCTTCTGCCGGACGGCTACGAAACCGCCAAGGCAACTGAAATCCTTGCTAAAGAAGGATTCGTAGTATTGCCTTACGTTAACGCGGATCTGTACATTGCCCGTTCTCTGGTTGATGCCGGAGCCGCAGCGGTTATGCCTCTTGGTGCGCCCATCGGAACCAACAGAGGACTGAAAACTCGCGAGATGGTTCGCATCCTGATTGATGAAATCGACCTGCCGATCATTGTGGACGCCGGAATAGGTCGCCCATCCGAAGCATGCGAGGCTATGGAAATGGGTGCTGACGCCTGTCTGGTCAACACCGCTATCGCTACCGCATCTGACCCAATAATGATGGCTAAAGCCTTTGGCCGGGCAGTAAAAGCCGGACGCGAAGCTTACCTCTCCGGTCCCGGAGCAAAACACAGCCATGCCAAGGCCTCCTCACCCCTTACCGGATTCCTGCACGAAGGATAA
- the thiS gene encoding sulfur carrier protein ThiS, which yields MIVKLNGKDAELTGTLTVLDLLESKNLPPETVVVELNMEIVPAENYGSTEINDGDHLEILRFVGGG from the coding sequence ATGATCGTAAAGCTTAACGGCAAGGATGCCGAACTAACCGGGACACTTACTGTTCTGGACCTTCTTGAATCCAAGAATCTCCCACCTGAAACCGTAGTAGTTGAACTCAACATGGAAATCGTCCCGGCTGAAAACTACGGCTCCACTGAAATAAATGACGGGGACCACCTCGAAATACTGCGCTTTGTAGGCGGAGGTTGA
- a CDS encoding extracellular solute-binding protein: protein MPNKLFRILLIILLCLFCNNAHAKTSITFWTTEVAPDRQAVIEYLIRAFRIHNRYIKVTVRGVEENKIAAELKAARANGTGPDIISCSSDLMVAFSKNGWINCCATKKVLDHVGEENFFSGPLEKFRLPDRRYCGLPFNGWVQGIWYRKDWFEEKELAPPDSWENIINAARAFHDPQNGRYGILIGTRNDAYAEQVFTHLALSAGVSEFNTDGKVIFNSPATAATLKFYKELSSYTPPGPQWWRGRDFYMQGKLAMMFYSTFIMDDLAIPAIAADSLGPDNFKELNGAKYNGILLKNTGMVSSIKGSRKAAYGVIHALGLLKAGDKKKQDAAVRFANFLYQEDAYITWLHMVPGGMLPMLKSVTSNPAFYRDAQGVFQKYSRKRVRKIVSSFNDIKSFSLIDGELIPQASQCSEQGIIPEMIDQTLNRQIPSAEAVRNAALKMKKISGN from the coding sequence ATGCCAAATAAACTTTTCCGAATCCTGCTGATTATACTGCTCTGCCTGTTCTGCAACAACGCACATGCAAAAACTTCCATCACCTTCTGGACCACAGAAGTAGCTCCAGACAGGCAGGCGGTAATTGAATACCTCATCCGTGCCTTCCGAATACACAACCGCTACATAAAAGTGACCGTGCGTGGAGTTGAAGAAAATAAAATTGCAGCGGAACTAAAGGCGGCACGCGCCAACGGCACAGGACCGGACATCATCAGCTGTTCATCGGATCTCATGGTGGCATTCAGCAAGAATGGCTGGATTAACTGCTGCGCGACTAAAAAAGTTCTGGACCATGTAGGTGAAGAAAACTTCTTCTCAGGACCGCTGGAGAAATTCAGGTTGCCGGATAGGAGATACTGCGGCCTGCCTTTCAACGGCTGGGTTCAGGGCATCTGGTACCGCAAAGACTGGTTTGAAGAAAAGGAGCTGGCCCCGCCGGATAGCTGGGAAAATATCATCAACGCAGCCCGCGCCTTTCACGATCCGCAAAACGGACGCTACGGCATTCTGATCGGAACACGCAATGACGCCTATGCCGAACAGGTCTTTACCCATCTGGCCCTTTCAGCCGGGGTTTCAGAATTCAACACAGACGGCAAAGTAATTTTTAATTCCCCAGCAACAGCCGCCACCCTTAAATTTTACAAGGAACTTTCCAGCTACACACCGCCGGGCCCGCAATGGTGGCGGGGCCGCGACTTCTACATGCAGGGCAAGCTGGCCATGATGTTCTACTCCACCTTTATCATGGACGATCTCGCCATCCCGGCCATTGCCGCAGACTCCCTCGGGCCGGACAATTTCAAGGAACTTAACGGGGCAAAGTACAACGGAATACTGCTAAAAAATACAGGCATGGTTTCCAGCATTAAAGGCTCCCGCAAAGCCGCTTACGGAGTTATCCACGCCCTTGGCCTGCTAAAAGCAGGAGATAAGAAAAAACAGGATGCCGCAGTACGCTTCGCCAATTTCCTCTATCAGGAAGACGCCTACATAACATGGTTGCACATGGTTCCTGGCGGCATGCTTCCCATGTTAAAAAGCGTAACCTCAAATCCGGCTTTCTATCGCGATGCGCAAGGAGTCTTCCAGAAGTATTCCCGCAAGAGAGTGCGTAAAATAGTCTCCAGTTTTAATGATATTAAAAGTTTCAGCCTGATAGACGGCGAACTTATCCCGCAAGCTTCGCAATGCTCGGAACAAGGCATCATACCGGAAATGATTGACCAGACCCTGAATCGCCAAATACCTTCTGCTGAGGCCGTCCGCAATGCAGCTCTAAAAATGAAAAAAATAAGTGGGAATTAG
- the phoU gene encoding phosphate signaling complex protein PhoU — MDMHHPLKVYEKELSDLQALVLELGNLALSQLTKAINTFEENNPENAEAIIETDKKVNDLEREVDKMSLMIITKMEPKAGDLRYVLTASKIASDIERIADYAKSIAKKGKRGFAEEHVQHLGYVQHMGQELTAMLSSILEAFKDLSVEKALDVWHSDSNVDALFKEGVSGMRNCVEAEDLEGKGFISLLFTMRCLERVGDHITNIAEHIYFIKYAEFFGGKK, encoded by the coding sequence ATGGATATGCACCATCCTCTGAAGGTTTACGAAAAGGAACTTTCCGACCTTCAGGCACTGGTCCTTGAACTCGGTAATCTGGCCTTAAGTCAGTTGACAAAAGCCATTAATACTTTCGAGGAAAATAACCCAGAGAATGCGGAAGCGATCATTGAAACGGACAAAAAAGTCAACGACCTTGAGCGCGAAGTGGACAAGATGTCCCTGATGATCATAACCAAGATGGAGCCCAAGGCCGGAGATTTGCGTTATGTCCTGACCGCAAGTAAAATTGCATCAGACATAGAACGCATTGCCGACTACGCCAAAAGCATTGCCAAGAAAGGCAAACGCGGCTTTGCCGAGGAACACGTCCAACATCTGGGCTACGTCCAGCACATGGGGCAGGAGCTGACCGCCATGCTTTCCAGCATCCTAGAAGCATTCAAAGACTTGAGCGTAGAAAAGGCCCTTGATGTCTGGCATAGCGACAGCAACGTGGATGCCCTGTTCAAGGAAGGTGTCTCCGGCATGAGAAATTGTGTGGAGGCCGAAGACCTCGAAGGCAAGGGATTTATCTCCCTACTCTTCACCATGCGCTGTCTTGAACGTGTCGGCGACCACATCACCAACATTGCCGAGCATATCTATTTTATTAAATACGCTGAGTTTTTTGGTGGGAAGAAATAG
- a CDS encoding PAS domain-containing protein has protein sequence MSSEDFAVSILGQVPTPVMAVNNDYELIYLNETGLKLLEKGWEEVKGQKCYDLFNSAHCKSDECRVKQAIAKQTTCTARNEVRIGQRTIPIEYTAAPLRDDEGNIIGGLEYIVDITRQVRDERKLQEQSKTILEISTPAISLWEGIIVLPLVGVVDSFRAQQMMQAMLAKIKETAAKIIILDIQGVAAVDTAVANHLIKITKATKLMGCKCLISGISPAVAETIVQLGIDLGDIETSSTLKDALADAFEQLQFDVSTAK, from the coding sequence ATGTCTAGTGAAGATTTTGCTGTTTCGATTCTGGGTCAGGTGCCAACTCCGGTTATGGCTGTGAATAACGATTACGAGTTGATTTATCTGAACGAGACCGGGCTGAAACTTTTGGAGAAAGGTTGGGAAGAGGTCAAGGGGCAGAAGTGTTATGACCTTTTCAATTCTGCCCATTGCAAATCCGATGAATGTCGGGTGAAGCAGGCAATTGCAAAACAGACGACTTGCACTGCGCGTAACGAAGTGCGTATAGGCCAGCGGACAATTCCTATTGAGTATACTGCTGCGCCTCTGCGCGATGACGAAGGTAATATTATCGGTGGTTTGGAATATATAGTTGATATTACCCGTCAGGTCCGGGATGAGCGTAAGTTGCAGGAACAGAGTAAAACTATCCTTGAAATTTCTACCCCAGCCATCAGCCTTTGGGAAGGTATTATCGTTTTGCCGCTGGTAGGTGTTGTTGATTCCTTCCGCGCCCAGCAGATGATGCAGGCCATGCTTGCCAAGATCAAAGAAACTGCCGCTAAAATTATTATTCTTGATATTCAGGGCGTTGCTGCCGTTGATACAGCTGTTGCCAACCATCTTATCAAGATTACCAAGGCCACCAAACTTATGGGATGCAAATGCCTTATCTCTGGTATTTCCCCGGCCGTGGCGGAAACCATTGTCCAGCTTGGTATCGATCTTGGTGATATTGAGACAAGCTCCACCCTTAAAGATGCTTTGGCTGACGCCTTTGAGCAACTCCAGTTTGATGTCAGCACTGCAAAGTAA
- a CDS encoding DUF1987 domain-containing protein codes for MKNIKIEATDRSPELDLNFEMNSFCIKGESYPEDVTEFYGGILKSMENYFSNLEGETIDFCFELIYFNSSSAKVFMSLFDMLEEAAEEGNTVNVEWVYVSDDDNMEELGEEFGEDLEAANFIMKPVE; via the coding sequence ATGAAAAATATTAAGATTGAAGCAACTGACCGATCGCCGGAGCTAGATTTGAATTTTGAAATGAATTCATTTTGCATAAAAGGTGAGTCTTACCCGGAAGATGTGACGGAGTTTTACGGCGGAATCTTGAAATCTATGGAGAATTATTTTTCCAACCTTGAAGGCGAAACTATCGATTTTTGTTTTGAGCTGATTTATTTTAACAGCTCCAGCGCCAAGGTTTTTATGAGTTTGTTCGATATGCTTGAGGAAGCGGCCGAAGAAGGCAATACGGTCAATGTTGAATGGGTGTATGTATCGGATGATGATAATATGGAGGAACTCGGCGAAGAGTTCGGGGAAGATCTTGAAGCTGCAAATTTCATCATGAAACCAGTGGAGTGA
- a CDS encoding adenylate/guanylate cyclase domain-containing protein, producing MSFDLFEKEVRILERAKALLESGAIADKDIAKEFAKLHKGYAKLFKTTRRLVKMSDRNEEKLNKLAHSLDEKSTMLEQLSVKLSKYLSPQVYESIFSGAQDASLTTKRKKLTVFFSDIKDFTRTTEDLQPEDLTSLLNMYFTEMSFIALKHGATIDKFIGDAMLMFFGDPKSRGVEEDARCCLRMAVEMQRRMVNLKKIWLEQGYDKPFQMRIGINTGYCNVGNFGSEDRMDYTIIGGEVNLAARLESNCDPGGVLMSYETYALVKDLVETEEREPIRVKGIRREVKPFSVLNVNDGSGVEGNVFRQSCDGFSLFLNQDKLSGQDREKVRQELIDALDSLG from the coding sequence ATGAGTTTTGATCTTTTTGAAAAAGAGGTCCGTATTCTTGAGCGGGCGAAAGCTCTGCTGGAGTCTGGAGCAATTGCCGACAAAGATATAGCAAAGGAGTTTGCTAAACTTCATAAAGGTTACGCAAAGCTTTTCAAGACCACCAGACGTTTGGTCAAGATGAGTGATCGCAATGAGGAAAAGCTTAATAAACTGGCTCACTCACTTGATGAGAAAAGTACCATGCTTGAACAGTTGTCTGTGAAATTATCTAAATATCTTTCTCCACAGGTTTATGAGTCCATCTTTTCCGGGGCGCAGGACGCCAGCCTGACCACCAAGAGAAAAAAACTGACGGTGTTTTTCAGCGACATAAAAGATTTTACTCGGACAACCGAGGATTTGCAGCCGGAAGATCTGACCTCACTATTGAACATGTACTTCACTGAAATGTCCTTCATTGCCCTGAAGCATGGAGCGACAATTGATAAATTTATTGGTGATGCCATGCTCATGTTTTTCGGTGACCCTAAGAGTCGAGGGGTGGAAGAGGATGCCCGTTGTTGCCTGCGTATGGCTGTGGAGATGCAGCGGCGTATGGTAAATCTTAAAAAGATATGGCTTGAGCAGGGGTACGATAAACCTTTTCAGATGAGGATCGGCATTAATACTGGCTATTGCAATGTCGGCAATTTCGGCAGTGAAGACCGCATGGACTATACCATCATCGGCGGGGAAGTGAATCTTGCCGCGCGTCTGGAATCCAATTGTGATCCCGGTGGAGTCCTGATGTCGTACGAAACATATGCCTTGGTGAAGGATCTGGTGGAGACTGAAGAACGTGAACCTATCCGGGTTAAGGGTATCCGGCGTGAGGTCAAGCCGTTCTCGGTGTTGAATGTTAATGATGGCAGCGGTGTAGAGGGAAATGTTTTCCGGCAGAGCTGTGACGGTTTCAGTCTTTTCCTGAATCAGGACAAATTGTCCGGGCAGGATCGCGAGAAAGTTAGGCAGGAGCTTATTGATGCACTCGATTCTCTCGGATAG
- a CDS encoding DUF997 family protein encodes MDKHPKDWRFAQANKEALLTLGAYALYFIWWYVCAYGMGSGDPDQYEYVFGLPEWFFYSCIVGYPLITILLWALVRFKFKDMPLDDEETDKISGEER; translated from the coding sequence ATGGACAAACATCCCAAGGACTGGCGATTTGCGCAGGCCAACAAAGAAGCCCTGCTTACATTGGGGGCCTACGCCCTTTACTTCATCTGGTGGTACGTCTGTGCCTACGGCATGGGCAGCGGCGATCCGGACCAATATGAATATGTATTCGGACTGCCGGAATGGTTCTTCTACAGCTGCATTGTAGGCTACCCACTGATCACAATCCTGCTCTGGGCGTTGGTCCGTTTCAAATTCAAAGACATGCCCTTAGATGATGAAGAAACAGACAAAATATCCGGGGAGGAACGGTAA